One genomic region from Lysobacterales bacterium encodes:
- the pcp gene encoding pyroglutamyl-peptidase I: MPRVLLTGFEPFGGEPINPALEVLHELSGERIAGHRVEPAALPVCFSDGPRALIDAIERVNPTLVLCVGQAGGRARISIERVAINLADARIADNAGAQPIDRALIEAAPSAYFSTLPVKSLHASLNQHGVPAELSLSAGTFVCNAVFFALMHHLATQRPGVRGGFLHIPYLPEQACRHPGAPSMSLATLAKGLGIAIGTALETASDLVVAGGVEC, translated from the coding sequence TTGCCGCGGGTGCTGCTGACGGGCTTCGAGCCCTTCGGCGGCGAGCCCATCAACCCCGCACTCGAAGTGCTGCACGAACTCTCGGGCGAGCGCATCGCCGGGCATCGCGTCGAGCCCGCGGCCCTGCCGGTCTGCTTCTCGGATGGCCCGCGCGCGCTGATCGACGCCATCGAACGCGTGAATCCGACCCTGGTGCTCTGCGTCGGTCAGGCAGGCGGCCGTGCGCGGATCTCGATTGAACGCGTGGCCATCAACCTCGCCGATGCGCGCATCGCCGACAACGCCGGCGCCCAGCCGATCGACCGCGCGCTGATCGAGGCTGCGCCCAGCGCCTACTTCTCGACCCTGCCGGTGAAGTCGCTGCACGCCAGCCTGAACCAGCACGGTGTGCCGGCCGAGCTGTCGCTCTCGGCCGGCACCTTCGTCTGCAATGCGGTGTTCTTCGCGCTGATGCATCACCTCGCCACGCAGCGCCCGGGCGTGCGCGGCGGTTTCCTCCACATTCCGTATCTGCCGGAGCAAGCCTGCAGGCATCCGGGCGCGCCGAGCATGTCGCTGGCGACGCTGGCCAAGGGCTTGGGCATCGCGATTGGCACGGCGCTGGAGACGGCGAGCGATCTGGTGGTGGCGGGGGGTGTGGAGTGTTGA
- a CDS encoding ABC transporter permease has translation MSDTPTPPARIERTPHGLALSGDWTLANARPLSESATALAGIEADAAFDCASLRRLDTCGALILLRLLARAGHADAVDRLQGLRPADADLLRLLIERRSAPALPKERAHGFIALLARMGAALESFWFDTRQLLGFIGLTLVTLAKVLSGRRRLRLTSTVFHMEQTGLDAVPIVALLTFLVGAVVAFLGATVLRDFGASIFTVELVAYSFLREFGVLLTAILLAGRSGSAFTAQIGSMKSREELDAIRALGLDAIELLVLPRLLALLVMLPLLTFIGMISGLLGGALVGSAALDISPGMFISRLYEMTEIRHFWVGMIKAPIFAFLIAVVGCLEGMKVAGSAESVGRHTTSAVVQSIFLVILFDALFAMFFMELGV, from the coding sequence ATGTCCGATACCCCCACTCCGCCCGCCCGCATCGAGCGCACGCCGCACGGCCTCGCGCTCAGCGGCGACTGGACGCTGGCGAATGCACGACCTTTGTCCGAGTCGGCGACTGCACTCGCAGGCATCGAGGCGGATGCGGCCTTCGACTGCGCAAGCCTGCGCCGCCTCGACACCTGCGGCGCTCTGATCCTGCTGCGTCTGCTGGCGCGCGCTGGGCACGCCGATGCCGTTGATCGCCTGCAGGGCCTGCGCCCGGCCGACGCCGATCTGCTGCGCCTGTTGATCGAACGCCGCAGTGCTCCTGCGCTGCCCAAGGAGCGCGCGCACGGTTTCATCGCCCTGCTGGCGCGCATGGGCGCGGCGCTGGAGAGCTTCTGGTTCGACACCCGCCAGCTGCTGGGCTTCATTGGTCTGACCCTGGTGACCTTGGCCAAGGTGCTGAGCGGGCGTCGCCGACTGCGCCTGACCTCGACGGTCTTCCACATGGAGCAGACCGGGCTCGATGCGGTGCCGATCGTGGCGCTGCTGACCTTTCTGGTCGGTGCGGTGGTGGCCTTTCTGGGCGCGACGGTGCTGCGCGATTTCGGCGCGTCCATCTTCACCGTCGAGCTGGTCGCCTATTCTTTTTTGCGCGAGTTCGGCGTGCTGCTCACTGCCATTCTGCTGGCCGGCCGCTCGGGCAGCGCCTTCACCGCGCAAATCGGATCCATGAAGAGCCGCGAGGAACTCGACGCCATCCGCGCGCTCGGTCTCGATGCGATCGAACTGCTAGTGCTGCCGCGCCTTCTGGCCCTGCTGGTCATGCTGCCTCTGCTGACCTTCATCGGCATGATCAGCGGCCTGCTCGGCGGTGCGCTGGTGGGCTCGGCCGCGCTCGACATCAGCCCCGGCATGTTCATCAGCCGGCTCTACGAGATGACCGAGATCCGGCACTTCTGGGTGGGCATGATCAAGGCGCCGATCTTCGCCTTCCTGATCGCCGTGGTCGGCTGCCTTGAGGGCATGAAGGTCGCCGGCAGCGCCGAGTCCGTCGGCCGCCACACCACCTCGGCGGTGGTGCAGTCGATCTTCCTGGTGATCCTGTTCGACGCCCTGTTCGCGATGTTCTTCATGGAGCTGGGCGTATGA
- a CDS encoding 2-C-methyl-D-erythritol 4-phosphate cytidylyltransferase: MNPRIWAVLPAAGSGQRMGSAVPKQYLKLAGRSVLEHSLRAVLAHPEVAGAVVALSAGDARWPGWSALAGKPVLRVDGGAERADSVRAALSLLAAREDAAALWALVHDAARPCLRAQDLDRLVARCLAAGEGGLLAAPVRDTLKRVDPSRSASAQRSLGTEPRAGLWRALTPQLFPLQALLAALQAAEAQSLAVTDEAMAMERAGAQPLLVEGADDNLKITTPADLALAEFLLSRG, translated from the coding sequence ATGAACCCGCGCATCTGGGCCGTGCTGCCCGCCGCCGGCAGCGGCCAGCGCATGGGCTCCGCCGTGCCAAAGCAGTACCTGAAGCTGGCCGGCCGCAGCGTGCTCGAACACAGCCTGCGCGCGGTGCTGGCCCATCCCGAAGTGGCGGGTGCAGTGGTGGCGCTGAGCGCGGGCGACGCGCGCTGGCCGGGCTGGAGCGCGCTTGCGGGCAAGCCCGTGCTGCGCGTGGACGGCGGCGCCGAGCGTGCCGACAGCGTGCGCGCAGCGCTCAGCTTGCTGGCCGCGCGCGAGGATGCCGCGGCGCTGTGGGCGCTGGTGCACGACGCGGCGCGGCCGTGTCTGCGTGCGCAAGATCTCGATCGGCTGGTCGCGCGTTGCCTCGCGGCTGGCGAGGGCGGTCTGCTGGCGGCGCCGGTGCGCGACACGCTGAAGCGCGTCGATCCGTCGCGATCCGCTTCCGCTCAGCGCTCGCTCGGCACCGAGCCGCGCGCAGGCCTGTGGCGCGCGCTGACGCCGCAGCTGTTTCCCCTGCAGGCCTTGCTCGCGGCACTGCAAGCGGCCGAGGCGCAGTCGCTCGCGGTCACCGACGAGGCCATGGCCATGGAGCGCGCAGGCGCGCAGCCTCTGCTGGTCGAAGGCGCGGACGACAATCTCAAGATCACCACGCCGGCCGATCTGGCGCTGGCGGAGTTCCTGCTCAGCCGTGGCTGA
- a CDS encoding MCE family protein has translation METRANHVLIGSFALGVLVLAFLFVLWLGKLSLDREWAYYDVLFAEAVTGLTVGSAVQYNGIQVGEVRRLQLAPEDPSQVIARIRVGSDTPIKTDTTAKLTFTGLTGVAIIQLGGGSAQASRLESTGDEVPRIVAEESALAKLFASGEDVVLNVNQLMARASNLLSQDNVEKVSATLAHIESLSATLAEHGDAVGKALEDLSAAGTSLRTSLAQAEQLLQRLDSIATRADGLLASDAQPILRSLHETLEATRQLADSTQQLVEHNREAIDRFGEQGLPQLAPTLAELRETLARLSTLSQRIERDASGLLLGRDQPKEYDPQ, from the coding sequence ATGGAAACCCGCGCCAACCACGTGCTGATCGGCAGCTTCGCGCTCGGCGTGCTCGTGCTCGCCTTCCTGTTCGTGCTGTGGCTGGGCAAACTCTCGCTCGACCGCGAATGGGCCTACTACGACGTGCTGTTCGCCGAGGCCGTCACCGGGCTCACCGTGGGCTCGGCGGTGCAGTACAACGGCATCCAGGTCGGCGAAGTGCGGCGCCTGCAGCTGGCGCCCGAAGACCCCAGCCAGGTGATCGCGCGCATCCGCGTCGGCAGCGATACGCCAATCAAGACCGACACCACGGCCAAGCTGACCTTCACCGGCCTGACCGGTGTCGCGATCATCCAGCTCGGCGGCGGCAGCGCCCAGGCCTCGCGACTGGAATCCACGGGCGATGAGGTGCCGCGCATCGTCGCCGAGGAATCGGCCCTGGCCAAGCTGTTCGCCTCCGGCGAAGACGTGGTGCTCAACGTCAACCAGCTGATGGCGCGGGCCTCGAACCTGCTCAGCCAGGACAACGTCGAGAAGGTCAGCGCCACGCTGGCACATATCGAATCGCTCAGCGCCACGCTGGCCGAACACGGCGACGCGGTCGGCAAGGCGCTGGAGGATCTTTCCGCCGCGGGCACCTCATTGCGGACCTCGCTGGCGCAGGCCGAGCAACTGCTGCAGCGGCTGGATTCCATCGCCACCCGCGCCGACGGCCTCTTGGCCAGCGATGCCCAGCCGATCCTGCGCAGCCTGCACGAGACGCTCGAAGCGACGCGACAGCTGGCCGACAGCACCCAGCAGCTGGTCGAGCACAACCGCGAAGCGATCGACCGTTTCGGCGAACAGGGCCTGCCGCAGCTGGCGCCCACCCTGGCCGAGCTGCGCGAGACGCTGGCGCGTCTGTCCACCCTCAGCCAGCGCATTGAGCGCGACGCCTCCGGCCTGCTGCTGGGCCGCGACCAGCCCAAGGAGTACGACCCGCAATGA
- a CDS encoding ABC transporter ATP-binding protein — MSAITREAVIEVRGLISQFGAQRVHDGVDLDLYRGEVLGVIGGSGAGKSVLLRSIVGLKHPDGGTVRLFGDDTTHLDEEARRPYERRFGLLFQDGALFSSLSVIENVKVPLLEYYDLPEDLLDELALLKIRLTGLPAEAAHKYPSQLSGGMRKRAGLARALALDPEILFLDEPTSGLDPIGAADFDALIRTLSAALGLSVFLVTHDMDSLYAICDRVAVLADGRVQVADTVDVVEAHPHPWIRECFTGPRGRSAHAQTMRT, encoded by the coding sequence ATGAGCGCGATCACGCGCGAGGCGGTGATCGAAGTGCGCGGGCTGATCTCGCAGTTCGGCGCGCAGCGCGTGCACGACGGTGTCGATCTCGATCTCTACCGCGGCGAGGTGCTGGGCGTGATCGGCGGCTCGGGAGCGGGCAAGTCGGTGCTGCTGCGCTCGATCGTGGGTCTGAAGCATCCCGACGGCGGCACGGTGCGCCTGTTTGGCGACGACACCACCCATCTCGACGAGGAAGCCCGCCGGCCGTATGAGCGGCGCTTCGGCCTGCTGTTCCAGGACGGCGCCCTGTTCTCCTCGCTGAGCGTGATCGAGAACGTCAAGGTGCCGCTGCTGGAGTACTACGACCTGCCCGAGGATCTGCTCGACGAGCTTGCGCTGCTGAAGATCCGCCTCACCGGCCTGCCGGCCGAGGCCGCGCACAAGTACCCGAGCCAGCTCTCGGGCGGCATGCGCAAACGCGCAGGCCTGGCGCGCGCGCTGGCGCTGGACCCTGAGATCCTGTTCCTCGATGAGCCCACCTCCGGCCTCGACCCGATTGGCGCAGCCGACTTCGATGCGCTGATCCGCACGCTCAGCGCGGCGCTCGGCCTCAGCGTGTTCCTGGTCACCCACGACATGGACAGCCTGTACGCGATCTGCGATCGCGTGGCTGTGCTGGCCGACGGCCGCGTGCAGGTGGCGGACACGGTCGACGTGGTCGAAGCGCATCCGCACCCGTGGATCCGCGAATGCTTCACCGGCCCGCGCGGCCGCAGCGCGCATGCGCAGACGATGAGGACCTGA
- a CDS encoding membrane integrity-associated transporter subunit PqiC translates to MSAFPCMHVPRRVLARWGAVLVISALGACALPQAREGEARVFALSVDMESNVGASANRQLLIDAPAAAGLLDSERIVVRAAADELGLLRGARWSAPLPQLWQGLMIRAIEDDGRLRAGRERDVLAGDERVIGELRAFEYARDAQQVRIHFHAKRVDRQQRIVAERSFEASANTRGGDAADVVAAFNAASAAVVSEMIEWLVTEQP, encoded by the coding sequence ATGAGCGCTTTCCCGTGTATGCATGTGCCGCGGCGGGTTCTCGCGCGATGGGGCGCGGTGCTGGTGATCAGCGCACTCGGCGCCTGCGCCCTGCCGCAGGCGCGCGAGGGCGAGGCGCGGGTGTTCGCCTTGAGCGTCGACATGGAGTCGAACGTCGGCGCCAGCGCGAATCGCCAGCTGCTGATCGATGCGCCCGCGGCGGCGGGCCTGCTCGATTCGGAGCGCATCGTGGTGCGGGCCGCGGCGGATGAACTTGGACTGCTGCGCGGCGCGCGCTGGAGCGCGCCCCTGCCGCAGCTGTGGCAGGGGCTCATGATCCGCGCGATCGAGGACGATGGGCGTCTGCGCGCGGGGCGGGAGCGCGATGTTCTGGCCGGCGACGAGCGTGTCATCGGCGAGCTCCGCGCGTTCGAGTACGCCCGTGATGCGCAGCAGGTGCGCATTCACTTCCACGCCAAACGCGTGGATCGGCAGCAGCGCATCGTCGCGGAGCGCAGCTTCGAGGCGTCGGCCAACACGCGCGGCGGTGACGCCGCGGACGTCGTGGCAGCCTTCAATGCGGCAAGCGCGGCGGTCGTGTCCGAGATGATCGAATGGCTGGTGACGGAACAACCTTGA